The following is a genomic window from Methanobrevibacter olleyae.
AAGTTATGAGTAATGTAGGATATTTGCATAGTGAAATCAATGAACGTTTAGCTCGCCTTGAAGCTCAAACTGAACTTAAAAAATTAGAAAAAATGCTTAAAGATATTGAACTTAAAGAGAAAAAACTTAATAAAAAATAGATATTCAATTCTATGGGTTTAATTATTTAAAATATTAGGTTGATATATAATTGGATTATTTATTTATAATATGAGGTTTTATTATGGATTACATTGAATTAATTGCTATTATTATTTTAGTTGTTGCAATAGTCTTTTTAATATATTATTATATTCAAACAGCTAATGGTGGTAATATAGACTTTAAAGAAGTTCTTAAATTTTCACCTAAAAGTAAAGAAGATACAAGCTCTGTTCACTTAGATGATGAACTTAAAGAAAAGGTATCTGTAGGTGATAAGATTAAATATACTTTTAAAGACATTGATAAATCTTATGCTAATACTACAGATGCATTTTCAAGAAGATTAGATTCCTTTTTAGATGAAAGAAGTGAAGAATTAATTGAAAATTGGTCTTTAGTCACTACTGATGATTTATCTACTTTAGAAGAAAGATGTGCTTCTGCTTGTGATAGTATTGATGCTTTGGAGAAAAGATTTAGTGAATATAGCAATACCACAGATTCCAAAATCGAAGATCTTGATAAACGTCTTAAAGCTATAGAAGAAGAAAACGAAGCTTTAGAAGAAGCTGAAAAAGAATAAATATTTATTCTTTTTTTATTTACTTTTTTTAATTTTAATGTTTTTTAGATTTAAATGGTTATTTTTTAGTTTTAATTATTTTAGTTAATCTTAATTAGTTTTTTCTAAGTTTTGTATTATTTCTTGTATTATTTATGCAAAGATTTATATAGTAGGTAATCTAATATTATAATGTTAAAGGACTTATCCTTGATTATTCGTTTAGCAGGGTGGGGTAGTCTGGTGATCCCGCGGGGCTCATAACCCCGAGAGCCCTAGTTCAAATCTAGGCCCTGCTATTTTTTTATAGAAGGTTAATATAACATTGTTATATTATAATGTTTTAATTATGTCTTCTTTAATTACTTTTTTACCATTATTTTATATCATTAGTTTTTTACCATTATTTTATATCATTAGTTTTTTACCATTATTTTATAATTTTCTCTATTTTTCCAAATTTTACTTTTTTCAATAGATAAGATATATTTATTAATATAAAAAATTATAAATTAGTATATATCAATCATATTTTATATTTTTTAAATAAAATTTAAATTATAAAATGTTTTTTTAATATAAACTTTAATTTAGTTAAAAATTTCTTAATTAAATTTCTAATAATTTTAAAAAGCTTTCAATTAAATCTTTTTGAATAATTTAAAATTTTTATTTAGGTTTTAGTTTATAGAAAATAGCTGTTGAACAAATAAAAATTACTGGAGGTGTTTGATGAGAAGTAAAAAATTAATTGAATTTAGTTTAATATTCATTTTAATTTTTCTTTTTATTGGATTAAACACTGTTAATGCATCAAATTCAGAGGATACTATTAATAATTTATCAGATAGTTTAGAATCAGATAGTTTAGAATCAGATAGTTTAGAATCTTCTCCAGTTTCTAGTGCTGTTGATCTTGTTAATAATAATCTAGAATCTAGTTCTATTGATGATAGTTTAGATAGTTCTAATGATGATGCTAATAGTTTATCTATTTTAGATAATTCTATTGATGATAGTGATAGTATATCTAATTTAGATGGTTCAGTTGAAGAAACATTTAGTGATAAATCTAAACTTGGTGATAGTGGAAAAACAGTCCATACTATAACTGAAGCAGACTATTCTAATTATTTTGATTCTAATGGTAATTTAATTAATTCATTAGTAAAATCTAATGACACTATTAATTTGTCTGGTAATTTTTCTAATAAAAAATTTATAATAAATATTCCTTTAACAATTACAAGTACTGAAAATGATGCGTTTTTAAAAAATTCTCCAATATACTATGTAAATGTTTCTAATGAGAATTTTAAATATGATGCAATTGTTTCTAAATTAAAAATTGAATCAAATTTGGCTAATATATCTGCAGTTTGGATAATCGGCTCTAGTAATATAAAAGTTTTAAATAATGATATATTTACTACTGGACATAATGGTTATCCTATTTCTCTAGATAGTTTTACCTATAATTGTATTGTTGAAAGTAATATCATTAAAACAATTGTTCCAGTGAATTCAGCAGTTAATTCTTCAGATTTAAATACGTCTGATGAAAATTCAGGAGATAACAGCAGCTGGCAACATTCAGGTATTAGTTTAAGAGATGCACATTGGAATTCAATTGTCAATAACCTTATTACAGTTGAAAATTCTTATGGAGTATATCTTTGTTACGGTGCTTCTATATCTAATAACAACATTATAGCTAATAATACAATTAGAGCAACTTCAAAAACTCCATCATTTTGGTCTTATGGTGTTTATTTAACTGGTAGTTACAATACTGTAGCAGATAATACTATTATTCGTATGTATAGGGGAATTCATTCAAGTTATGCTCATAATTGCATAATTGGAAATAAAATTTATGATATTAATGGGTTTGATGAAAATAATGGCATTGGTGGAGATTATGGAATTTATGGTGGCAATGACACTTTAATTGCTAATAACTCTATATATAATGCAGATTTAATCGGTGCAGGTATTCTTGTAGGTTCCAATACTAATGTTTATGGAAACTATATTCAAATAAATAGTAGCGGGCATGGTATTATAATTGGTGATGTAGAAGGAGGCCTCAATTCAAAGGTTTATAATAACACCATTGACTTCTTATCAGGTGTAGGTATTACTTTGAAAGGCACTCCTCAGGATACTGAAGTTTATAATAATATTATAAATTCGCTATCTGAAATTGGAGCAAGTCAAGGTTCTGGATTAGGTATTGGCATTTTATCAATATATCAATCAAGATCTAAAAGGCCTTATAATATCTCTACATACAATAATACAATTTATACATCTAATAACTGTGCTATAAATATTGCTCAATCTTCCACTGAATCATATTTGTGTATAGATAACATCATTGGTGATAAGATAATTATTTATCCAATTTCTAGTGGGAATATTCCTGAATTTGGTGAAGGTAATGTTTATGAGTTAACTGATGATGACTATGGCAAATATTTTAACTCTAATGGCTATCTAAAAGATAATGTAGAAGATGGGGATACTTTAATTTTCTCTGGCAATTTCACTCCTAAAGGTAGAATCATCTTGAATAAGGCAGTTAATATTATTGGAGATAATGCATTATTAAAAGATACTACCATATTTCTTAATTCCTCTAATTGCAGAGTTCAAGACCTTAATATTGTAAATAATGGTTCAAGTGATAGCAATTGCAACCTTTGGGGAATTTATGTTTATGAGGCAGACAATGAGATAATCAGCGGAAATAATATCACTATATGGGATATGAATACTTCATATGGCATTTACCTTTGTGACTCCTACAATGATACTGTTGTAAACAATAGTATAAGATGTCAGGGAAACAATTTGGTATTTGCTGTTTTAACATATGAGACTTATAATACGCTTTTTGAAAATAATAGTATTTTGGCTATTGGTACAAGTGAATTATATCCATATTATCAAACTATTTGTATAGATGGCATTCGTAGTATTTCAGAACTTTCTAAAACATATGGCGTAATTTTAGATTTCTCAAGTGATAATCAATTTATTCATAATGATATTGAAGTCACATCTACTGTAGAAGGTTTCCAAGTACCTTATAATCCTTCTGTAAACATTCTTATAGGTCTTTATATCTATTATGACTCTAATAGGAACAATATTAGTGAAAACAATGTATATGTTCATGGCCATGATCCTTTCTTATATGGAATGGGATCCTCTGGAGATGATACAAGTAAATCTGTAACTTATGCTTGTGAGAACATTTTCACTAAGAATAATATTACTGTTGAAGCGGATTATTTTGCTATGGGAATGATTTTAAGACACAACTCTAAAGACACTGTTATTGAAGAAAATTACTTTAGGCTTGATTCTAATAATTATACTTATGGTATTACTTTAGAAATATCTGAAGGCTCTAAAATTAAGAAGAATACTCTTAATAGTACTAGTAAAGCAGGTATTTATGCTATTGAACTTTATTCATCTAATAATAATTATATAATTGATAATGATATTTCTGCTGTAGGAAGTTTTGCAGCTATTGCTCTTTATGCTTCTTCTGGTAATAATGTTACTAACAATGATATTAACACTCAAGGGGATGAAAGCCAAAATCCTGCACAAGGTCCAGAACACCCTGACTCTGTAGATTTATTCAATACTGGAATCTCTTTACAAAAACATTCTTGCAATAATAACATTATTAACAATAGGATTAATACATCTGGAAAATATGCAGTACATTTTGATAGAACTTCTACTAATAATACTGTAATAAATAATACCTTATCTTCTTCTGAAGCTGAAGGAGATGATGCAGTTTATGATCCAAGTGGGAAAAACAATGTTTCTGGAAATCATGGCCCTAGATATCATCCAGCTAATGGCTCTAGATATCATCCAGCTAATGGTTCTAGTTCATCTAGTAATTCTCATAAAAATTCATATAGGGGTAATTCTAACCAATCTAACAATGGCTATAATGGAGGATCTTCATCATATCCTAGAGATGCAGACTCATCTGGCTCTAGCGCTTTTGGTGATGTAAATTCAAATTCACTTGCTAATGCATTATCTTCAATAGGCGAAGGTAGTGGTGAAGCTGGAGCTAGTGAATCTGGTGATTTATCTGAGTTGTTAGCTAGTGAAATCCAAGAACTTGCTTCTAAAACATTATCTGGTATTTATGTACCTATTGCTGCATTAGTTCTTGTATTGATATTCTGTTTCAGCTTCTTAGGTGCAAGAGATGAAGATGATGAAGAATAAAATTTAACTTTTTATTCTTATTCTTCTTTATTTTTAATTTTTTATTAGGAAATACCTAGCAAAAATTATTTTAAATTTATTTAAAGTTTTTATTTTTACTATTTTTTATATTTTTATTCTTTTTTTTCATTGATAGGTTTTTTATATTTTTATCAGCTTGATTTTTTTAGTTAAATTTATATTATTGTAAAATTATAGATATAAACATATAAATTTTAGTTTATATTTATTAAATTATATTTTATTTTTTTTATCAATTATAATTTAATTTTTATAAAAACTTTTACTAAAATTAAATATAATTTAATAAATTAATTATTGTAATCTAACATGCTATTAAATGATTTATATAATAAATCGAGGTGTTAACATATGAATTCCAATAAAACTTTGACAATATTGGGATTATTGATATTATTGATATTAGCTATTGGATCTATAAGTGCAAGTGATTTAGATTCAGATTCAAATATTCTAGGGGATAATTCTGCTAATATTGATTTAACAGATGAAAGATATGCTGTTAATGAAATCGATGATTCTAATATTCTAGGGGAAGTAAATGCTGATAATATCAACACTAACGATAAAAATACTAATGAAAATTTAAATAATATTGATGATAATCTTAACAGTATTTGTGATGTTGAAAAATCTGTAGCTGTGAAAAATAATCCTGGTAATAATGATCTTGCATCTACAAATAAATTTAAAGAAAGTGATTATTCCACTTACTTTAATTCAAATGGAAATATAATCTCTGGAAAATTAAAATCCGGAGACACATTAGACTTTTCAGGTGAATTTACTAATAAAATGTTTATAATTAACATTCCTTTAGTTATTACTAGTGCTGATGGCACTGCTCAGCTAAATAATTGTGGATTTAGTTTTATAAATGGTTCAAGTGCTTCTATTATTTCTAATTTAAAAATTAATAATACTGATAATGGAAAATCCTTAATTTCTCTTTCTGATGTAAATGATATGACTCTTAAAAATAACAATCTTTTCAGTTCTGGCAGGGAATCTTATCCTATGACCTTTTCAAGAGTTAATAGAATGAATATTTTTAATAATACTCTTCAGACTACTGGCTATGTGCAAGGTTGGGGCCATCCTTCAGCTATGGTTTTGCGTAATGCGGGGTCCTGTAATATTACTGGAAACACTGTTATAACTAATGATTCTAATGGTATTTATTTCACAGGATATGTTGCAGGTTCATCAAGTGCATCAGGAGATGCAGCAAGTTATTCAAATTACATAGTTAATAATACAGTTTATTCTATTAGGGAATTACCTTCTTCATTTGTTTATGGTATTCAAGTAATGAGCAGCAATAATTATATTATAAATAATACTGTTTGTAATACTTTTAGAGGGATTTCTACTACTGGATCTAATAATCAGATTATAGGAAATAAAATTTCAAATATTCATGGAGCTTATTATAGCAATGCTAATACTGAAGAAGGTGGAGATTATGCTATTTATGCAGGATCTAATAGTATAGTTAGAGACAATATCATTTCAGATTGTTATTTTGGTCTGGCATCTGATGATAGGGTTCCTGCAGCTATTTCTGCACAGAAGGGTTCTAATGTTACAAATAATATTTTAAGAGACATTGATGGTATAGGTGCTTATTTATATGGTAATGGCATTAATTTCTTAGAAAATGATTTAAATATTACTGGATACGGTATTTATATTAAGGGCAATATTAGTAATGTTCTTATTTCAGATAATGTAATTGACTCTAATAATCAAACTAATATTAAACTAATCAAACAGAGCAGATTTTTATTTCCAAATAATATAATTATAAAAAATAACTTATTATACAATTTAGGAGTTTTATCTATAGATATTCCCAATGAATCTAAAAATATCACTGGTTTAGAAACTAACATTATTTTTGGAGGTACAGAGCCTCATGCATTAGATGAAGGTTCAGTTCATTTTCTTAATGAATCTAATTTTTATAATTATTTTACAAGTGCTGGGGATTTAGAAAACTTCATTAAAGAGAATGATACCTTGGTGTTTATAGGAAAATTCTCATCAAAGAATAAGATATTCATTAACCAAAAAGTGAATCTTATTGGTGTAGCTGCTAAATTTAGTGATACAAGCTTTATAATTAATGATGATGATGTTTCAATAAGAAATATTAAAATATATAATCCAAACACTGATTTGAAAAATCGTTTATGGGGCATTCAAGTTAATGGGGTTAAAAATGTAAGAATCGAAGATTGTGACATCTCTATTTATGATCCTTATTCAGCCTATGCAGTTTATCTTTTAGAAGCTTCTAATTGTAGTATTATAAACAATACTTTAGAAGCAAGGGGTAATTACTTTACAGTGGCAATACTTTCATTTAATTCTAAAGATATACTTATTGATGGCAACACCATTAAAACAATAGGTAGTGGTGAAACATATCTCATTAACAATAAAAGTTGTTTAGATGGATTTATTAATATTTATTCAGATACTTGTATAGATGGTTCTATAACTTGCCCAGATGGTTATGAACTTTGTCCTGACGGATCTTTACTATGTCCGGATGGGGCAGTAGTTAATTCTAGCGAATATTACCTATGTGTTGATGGTTCTATTGTTTTTGCTGATGGCACTATTGTTTGTGCTGATGGCACTACAATTGATGGGGTAGTTTGTGCAGATGGTGTTTGTGCAGATGGAAAAACTTATTGCCTTGATGGTACCATAATTCTTGAGAATGGTACAAGAATTTGTGCAGGAGATTATCAAATCACTTCTGAAAATGATGTAATATATCCTGATGGTACAATTGTTAGCTCTGAAGATTATAATATTAATGAAACAGATGGATCTATTATTTGTCCTGATGGCACTGTTATTTGCGTTGATGGGTCTGTCATTTGTCCTAATGGTACTGTTATTTGCGTAGATGGGTCCGGTTCTAATAATAATTTAGATGGTGTAATACCGGGTTCTCATATGGTATCTGGAGTATTTAGAACTTATGGTGTATTATTGATTCATTCATCTAATATTAATTTAACAAACAATAAAATTGATGTAGGTTCTGATTTATCATCTGATTACAATTTAAATGAATCTTATAACTCTATTGCAGGTGTATTTATCCATTATGGTGGATTTAATAACACTATTTCAAATAATGAAATTTTGCTTCATTCCAATGATCCGGTGATTTATGGTATGGGTATTATTGGAGCAAGTCCTAATAGCACTGCTGAGGGATCTAAAAATAACAATTTTACTAATAATAATCTTACTATTGTTGGCCCATTCCAAGGTGTAGGTATTGTTTTAGCTTATAAAGCCATTGGGTCTAATTTTTTAAATAATAATATTGGAATTTTTACTAATCATAGTTATAATGTTTTAAAATATGCCGGTAGCGAGAATAACACTCTTGAAGGAAATGTTTTTGATAAGAAGATTAATACTGTTTTAATTGTATCTAACACATCTTATAAATTTGATAATCCAAATAAAATTATCACAGTAACCCTTAAAGATGATAGTGGAAAAGCTATTGCTAATCTTAATATTAAAATAACTGTAAATGGCAAAACTTACACTGTCAAAACTAATAATTATGGTATTGCAACTCTTAAAGTGACATTATCTGCTATAAAAGCTTATGATATAAGCGCTAAGTTTGATGGAGATACTTTTTACTTTGCATCAGTGGGAACTGGTAAAATTACAGTTACTAAAGATTCAACTAGCTTAACTTCATCAGCTAAAACTTATACAGTTAGCTCAACTGCAAAATACATTTATATAACTCTTAAAGATGGAAGTAATAAAGCACTTGCTAATAAGCTGATAACTGCAACTGTAAATGGAAAAACCTTTAAAGCTTATACTAATTCTAAGGGTCTGGCTAAAATTGAGTTAACTTTAACTGCTGCTAAAACTTACACTGTATCACTTAAATTTGCAGGTGATAATTATTACACTGGAAGTGCTAAATCTATAAAAGTTAAAGTTACTAAAACTAAAACTAAATTAGCTGTACCTAATAAATCCTATAAAAAGTCTGCTAAAGTTAAAAAATTAACTGCAACTCTTAAAGATCGTACAGGTAAAAGAATCAAAAACAAAAAAATTACCTTCATAGTTAATGGTAAAAAGTATAAGGCAAAAACTAATAAAAGAGGAGTTGTAACTGTAAAAGTTAAATTGTCTAAAAAGAAAACTTATAAATTTACAGTTAAATTTGCTGGGGATAAAACTTATTATTCAGCTAAAAAAACTGCTAAAGTTAAAATAAAATAGCTAATTGAGCAATTAATCTTTTTTAATTTAAAGAGGGCTTTAACTAAGCAGTTCTCTTTGAATTACTTTTTATTTTTTTATTTTTTTTATTTATATATTGGTGATTGAATGATTAATGTTGGAGATGCTTTGATTTTTGCGGATGGAGCTGTTTATCAAGGTTCAAATAATGGATTGTTTGCATTTTTTTCAAATACTAATGGTACTGGCTTAGCTATATTGGATAGCTCATTAACTGCTATTACACAGGCTTTACAGATACCTGTAATTATACTTTTAATAGCATTTTTAATATTTGCAGTATATACTTTAGCTAAGCTATTGTCACAATACCTTTCTCGTAAGAAAGTACCTGTTAATTTAATCAAAGAAATGATTTATGGCATATATGATGCAGATTCTGCTGATGATATTAGGACTATTGTAAATAATGCAGATATTCAAAAGTCTCAAAAGAAAATTTTAGTTGAACTAGCTGAATCAGAGCATCTGGGCAAAAAATCAAGGGAAACTTTAGCCCGTAGATTAATAGATAATGAAGAGGATAAAATTGCACAATATCTTAATAAAACAGATATCGTTACTCGAATTGGACCTACTCTTGGATTAATGGGTACTTTAATTCCTATGGGTCCAGGTCTTGCAGCGTTAGGTACTGGGGATGTAGCTACACTTGCAAGTGCAATTACAATTGCATTTAACACTACAGTTAT
Proteins encoded in this region:
- a CDS encoding NosD domain-containing protein is translated as MRSKKLIEFSLIFILIFLFIGLNTVNASNSEDTINNLSDSLESDSLESDSLESSPVSSAVDLVNNNLESSSIDDSLDSSNDDANSLSILDNSIDDSDSISNLDGSVEETFSDKSKLGDSGKTVHTITEADYSNYFDSNGNLINSLVKSNDTINLSGNFSNKKFIINIPLTITSTENDAFLKNSPIYYVNVSNENFKYDAIVSKLKIESNLANISAVWIIGSSNIKVLNNDIFTTGHNGYPISLDSFTYNCIVESNIIKTIVPVNSAVNSSDLNTSDENSGDNSSWQHSGISLRDAHWNSIVNNLITVENSYGVYLCYGASISNNNIIANNTIRATSKTPSFWSYGVYLTGSYNTVADNTIIRMYRGIHSSYAHNCIIGNKIYDINGFDENNGIGGDYGIYGGNDTLIANNSIYNADLIGAGILVGSNTNVYGNYIQINSSGHGIIIGDVEGGLNSKVYNNTIDFLSGVGITLKGTPQDTEVYNNIINSLSEIGASQGSGLGIGILSIYQSRSKRPYNISTYNNTIYTSNNCAINIAQSSTESYLCIDNIIGDKIIIYPISSGNIPEFGEGNVYELTDDDYGKYFNSNGYLKDNVEDGDTLIFSGNFTPKGRIILNKAVNIIGDNALLKDTTIFLNSSNCRVQDLNIVNNGSSDSNCNLWGIYVYEADNEIISGNNITIWDMNTSYGIYLCDSYNDTVVNNSIRCQGNNLVFAVLTYETYNTLFENNSILAIGTSELYPYYQTICIDGIRSISELSKTYGVILDFSSDNQFIHNDIEVTSTVEGFQVPYNPSVNILIGLYIYYDSNRNNISENNVYVHGHDPFLYGMGSSGDDTSKSVTYACENIFTKNNITVEADYFAMGMILRHNSKDTVIEENYFRLDSNNYTYGITLEISEGSKIKKNTLNSTSKAGIYAIELYSSNNNYIIDNDISAVGSFAAIALYASSGNNVTNNDINTQGDESQNPAQGPEHPDSVDLFNTGISLQKHSCNNNIINNRINTSGKYAVHFDRTSTNNTVINNTLSSSEAEGDDAVYDPSGKNNVSGNHGPRYHPANGSRYHPANGSSSSSNSHKNSYRGNSNQSNNGYNGGSSSYPRDADSSGSSAFGDVNSNSLANALSSIGEGSGEAGASESGDLSELLASEIQELASKTLSGIYVPIAALVLVLIFCFSFLGARDEDDEE
- a CDS encoding right-handed parallel beta-helix repeat-containing protein encodes the protein MNSNKTLTILGLLILLILAIGSISASDLDSDSNILGDNSANIDLTDERYAVNEIDDSNILGEVNADNINTNDKNTNENLNNIDDNLNSICDVEKSVAVKNNPGNNDLASTNKFKESDYSTYFNSNGNIISGKLKSGDTLDFSGEFTNKMFIINIPLVITSADGTAQLNNCGFSFINGSSASIISNLKINNTDNGKSLISLSDVNDMTLKNNNLFSSGRESYPMTFSRVNRMNIFNNTLQTTGYVQGWGHPSAMVLRNAGSCNITGNTVITNDSNGIYFTGYVAGSSSASGDAASYSNYIVNNTVYSIRELPSSFVYGIQVMSSNNYIINNTVCNTFRGISTTGSNNQIIGNKISNIHGAYYSNANTEEGGDYAIYAGSNSIVRDNIISDCYFGLASDDRVPAAISAQKGSNVTNNILRDIDGIGAYLYGNGINFLENDLNITGYGIYIKGNISNVLISDNVIDSNNQTNIKLIKQSRFLFPNNIIIKNNLLYNLGVLSIDIPNESKNITGLETNIIFGGTEPHALDEGSVHFLNESNFYNYFTSAGDLENFIKENDTLVFIGKFSSKNKIFINQKVNLIGVAAKFSDTSFIINDDDVSIRNIKIYNPNTDLKNRLWGIQVNGVKNVRIEDCDISIYDPYSAYAVYLLEASNCSIINNTLEARGNYFTVAILSFNSKDILIDGNTIKTIGSGETYLINNKSCLDGFINIYSDTCIDGSITCPDGYELCPDGSLLCPDGAVVNSSEYYLCVDGSIVFADGTIVCADGTTIDGVVCADGVCADGKTYCLDGTIILENGTRICAGDYQITSENDVIYPDGTIVSSEDYNINETDGSIICPDGTVICVDGSVICPNGTVICVDGSGSNNNLDGVIPGSHMVSGVFRTYGVLLIHSSNINLTNNKIDVGSDLSSDYNLNESYNSIAGVFIHYGGFNNTISNNEILLHSNDPVIYGMGIIGASPNSTAEGSKNNNFTNNNLTIVGPFQGVGIVLAYKAIGSNFLNNNIGIFTNHSYNVLKYAGSENNTLEGNVFDKKINTVLIVSNTSYKFDNPNKIITVTLKDDSGKAIANLNIKITVNGKTYTVKTNNYGIATLKVTLSAIKAYDISAKFDGDTFYFASVGTGKITVTKDSTSLTSSAKTYTVSSTAKYIYITLKDGSNKALANKLITATVNGKTFKAYTNSKGLAKIELTLTAAKTYTVSLKFAGDNYYTGSAKSIKVKVTKTKTKLAVPNKSYKKSAKVKKLTATLKDRTGKRIKNKKITFIVNGKKYKAKTNKRGVVTVKVKLSKKKTYKFTVKFAGDKTYYSAKKTAKVKIK
- a CDS encoding MotA/TolQ/ExbB proton channel family protein, which codes for MINVGDALIFADGAVYQGSNNGLFAFFSNTNGTGLAILDSSLTAITQALQIPVIILLIAFLIFAVYTLAKLLSQYLSRKKVPVNLIKEMIYGIYDADSADDIRTIVNNADIQKSQKKILVELAESEHLGKKSRETLARRLIDNEEDKIAQYLNKTDIVTRIGPTLGLMGTLIPMGPGLAALGTGDVATLASAITIAFNTTVIGIGSGAIGYFASKIRRRWFGEYLANLDALMDAILDNINKRDERIK